One segment of Mycolicibacterium neworleansense DNA contains the following:
- a CDS encoding metal-dependent transcriptional regulator, with product MNDLVDTTEMYLRTIYDLEEEGVVPLRARIAERLDQSGPTVSQTVSRMERDGLLHVAGDRHLELTDKGRALAVAVMRKHRLAERLLVDVIGLPWEDVHAEACRWEHVMSEDVERRLVQVLDNPTTSPFGNPIPGLSDLGVGAAGFDDVSLVRLTELPVGLPVAVVVRQLTEHVQGDTELIGRLKDAGVVPNARVTVEANDHGGVMIVIPGHEQVELPHHMAHAVRVEKV from the coding sequence ATGAACGATCTGGTCGACACCACCGAGATGTACCTACGGACGATCTACGACCTCGAGGAAGAGGGCGTGGTGCCGTTGCGTGCCCGCATCGCCGAACGGCTCGACCAGAGCGGTCCGACGGTGAGCCAGACGGTGTCACGCATGGAGCGCGACGGCCTGCTGCACGTGGCCGGTGACCGGCACCTGGAATTGACCGACAAGGGCCGCGCCCTCGCGGTCGCCGTGATGCGCAAGCACCGGCTGGCCGAGCGGTTGCTCGTCGATGTGATCGGCCTGCCGTGGGAGGACGTCCACGCCGAGGCGTGCCGCTGGGAGCACGTGATGAGCGAGGACGTGGAGCGCCGTCTGGTCCAGGTGCTCGACAACCCCACCACCTCGCCGTTCGGCAACCCCATCCCGGGCCTGTCGGACCTCGGCGTCGGCGCGGCGGGCTTCGACGATGTCAGCCTGGTCCGGCTCACCGAACTCCCGGTCGGACTGCCGGTGGCCGTGGTGGTGCGCCAACTCACCGAGCACGTTCAGGGCGACACCGAGCTCATCGGCCGGCTCAAGGATGCCGGCGTCGTGCCGAACGCGAGGGTCACCGTCGAGGCCAACGACCACGGCGGCGTGATGATCGTGATCCCCGGACACGAGCAGGTCGAGCTGCCCCATCACATGGCACACGCGGTCCGCGTCGAAAAGGTCTAG